One genomic region from Knoellia sp. p5-6-4 encodes:
- a CDS encoding oxygenase MpaB family protein gives MSPLDPALSLARTQLASALRSRVAGEDAREKAAAIWLTEGPRWFTPDDPIWRVHADASMFPAGIRALLLQSLHPLAMAGVAGHSGYKGDPWGRLQRTSEFLATTTFGTIEHAERQIARVRGIHRRVRGVAPDGRAYAADDPHLLRWVHLTEADSFLTSYQRYAEQPLTPEEADTYVEQTAVVASRLGVLDPPTTVAQLREGIESYRSELASTPEARDAARFLLVHPPLPLAARPGYAALAAGAVAMLPRWARRPLRLPWLPVTEHLVGRPLGGAATSVVRWAMRTDEDVRHRRSG, from the coding sequence GTGAGCCCACTCGACCCCGCCCTCAGCCTGGCGCGCACCCAGCTCGCGAGCGCCCTGCGGTCGCGGGTGGCCGGCGAGGACGCCCGGGAGAAGGCCGCCGCGATCTGGCTCACCGAGGGCCCACGGTGGTTCACCCCCGACGACCCCATCTGGCGGGTGCACGCCGACGCCTCGATGTTCCCGGCCGGCATCCGCGCCCTGCTGCTGCAGTCGCTGCACCCGCTGGCCATGGCCGGCGTCGCGGGCCACTCCGGCTACAAGGGCGACCCGTGGGGCCGCCTGCAGCGCACCAGCGAGTTCCTCGCCACGACGACGTTCGGCACCATCGAGCACGCGGAGCGGCAGATCGCCCGGGTGCGCGGCATCCACCGCCGGGTGCGCGGGGTCGCCCCGGACGGTCGGGCCTACGCCGCCGACGACCCACACCTGCTGCGATGGGTGCACCTCACCGAGGCCGACAGCTTCCTGACCTCCTACCAGCGGTACGCCGAGCAGCCGCTCACCCCCGAGGAGGCCGACACCTACGTCGAGCAGACCGCCGTGGTCGCCAGCCGGCTGGGGGTGCTGGACCCGCCGACCACCGTGGCGCAGCTGCGCGAGGGCATCGAGTCCTACCGATCCGAGCTGGCCAGCACGCCGGAGGCCCGCGACGCCGCCCGCTTCCTGCTCGTGCACCCGCCGCTGCCGCTCGCCGCACGCCCCGGGTATGCCGCGCTGGCGGCCGGTGCCGTGGCGATGCTGCCCCGGTGGGCCCGCCGGCCGCTGCGGCTGCCGTGGCTGCCCGTCACCGAGCACCTGGTGGGCCGGCCGCTCGGGGGCGCGGCGACCTCCGTCGTCCGCTGGGCGATGCGCACCGACGAGGACGTGCGCCACCGCCGCTCGGGCTGA